Proteins encoded together in one Hymenobacter monticola window:
- a CDS encoding NADP-dependent glyceraldehyde-3-phosphate dehydrogenase produces MAVSTETLTQLFPPDAAVIPEAWRLPEPLHQREYLLDGELREWAGPTQEVISPMFERQPDGSLQPRVIGSYPLLDEAEALKALDAAVRAYDHGRGEWPTMSVADRIAAVEKFTRLIVARKTEIVKLLLWEIGKSTGDSEKEFDRTVDYIRNTIDALKDMDRDSSRFTITEGIIGQIRRSPLGVVLCMGPFNYPLNETFCMLIPALIMGNTVLFKPPKHGALLHYPLLQAFTEAFPKGVVNTVYGRGNTVVPALMASGKIDALGLIGSSRVADSLKKMHPKSNRLRAILGLDAKNAAIVMPDADLDVAVKEAVLGALSFNGQRCTALKMFLVHDSIADTFVERLATEINKLKPGMPWDAGVNITPLPEPQKPSYLAEVIADAQAKGARVVNEGGGTASGPLVYPALLYPVQEGMKVWREEQFGPVVPVARFAQVDEAIQYIIDSDHGQQVSIFGSESEEVASLVDQLVNQVSRVNINAQCQRGPDTFPFTGRKDSAEGTLSVYDALRSFSIRTVVATKMTDANKHLLNEIVDGQESSFLSTRFIL; encoded by the coding sequence ATGGCTGTAAGCACCGAAACCCTGACCCAACTGTTCCCGCCCGACGCGGCGGTCATTCCCGAAGCCTGGCGCCTGCCCGAGCCCCTGCACCAGCGCGAATACCTGCTCGACGGCGAACTGCGCGAGTGGGCCGGCCCCACCCAGGAAGTCATCTCGCCCATGTTCGAGCGTCAGCCCGACGGCTCGCTCCAGCCCCGCGTCATCGGCTCCTACCCGCTGCTCGACGAGGCCGAAGCTCTCAAGGCCCTCGATGCCGCCGTGCGCGCCTACGACCACGGCCGCGGCGAGTGGCCCACCATGAGCGTGGCCGACCGCATTGCGGCCGTGGAGAAATTCACCCGCCTCATCGTGGCCCGCAAGACCGAAATCGTGAAGCTGCTGCTCTGGGAAATCGGCAAGTCGACCGGCGACTCCGAAAAGGAGTTCGACCGCACCGTCGACTACATCCGCAACACCATTGATGCTCTCAAGGACATGGACCGTGACTCGTCGCGCTTCACCATCACCGAAGGCATCATCGGCCAGATTCGGCGCTCGCCGCTGGGCGTGGTGCTCTGCATGGGCCCCTTCAACTACCCGCTGAACGAGACGTTCTGCATGCTCATCCCGGCCCTCATCATGGGCAACACCGTCCTTTTCAAACCTCCGAAACACGGTGCCCTGCTCCACTACCCGCTGCTGCAGGCTTTCACCGAAGCCTTCCCCAAGGGCGTGGTGAACACCGTGTATGGCCGCGGCAACACCGTGGTGCCGGCCCTCATGGCTTCGGGCAAGATTGATGCGCTGGGCCTCATCGGCAGCAGCCGCGTGGCCGACTCGCTCAAGAAAATGCACCCCAAGAGCAACCGCCTGCGCGCCATTCTGGGCCTCGACGCCAAGAACGCCGCCATCGTGATGCCCGACGCCGACCTCGACGTGGCCGTGAAGGAGGCCGTGCTCGGCGCGCTCAGTTTCAACGGCCAGCGCTGCACTGCCCTCAAGATGTTCCTGGTGCACGACAGCATTGCAGACACGTTTGTGGAGCGCCTCGCCACCGAAATTAACAAGCTGAAGCCCGGCATGCCTTGGGATGCGGGTGTGAACATCACGCCCCTTCCCGAGCCGCAAAAGCCGAGCTACCTGGCCGAAGTCATTGCCGATGCTCAAGCCAAAGGCGCCCGCGTGGTGAACGAAGGCGGCGGCACCGCCAGCGGCCCGCTGGTGTACCCCGCCCTGCTCTACCCCGTGCAAGAAGGCATGAAAGTGTGGCGCGAGGAACAGTTCGGCCCGGTGGTGCCGGTGGCCCGCTTCGCCCAGGTGGACGAGGCCATTCAGTACATCATCGACTCTGACCACGGCCAGCAGGTGAGCATCTTCGGCTCCGAATCGGAGGAAGTGGCCAGCCTCGTTGACCAGCTGGTGAACCAGGTGAGCCGCGTGAACATCAACGCCCAGTGCCAGCGCGGCCCCGACACCTTCCCCTTCACCGGGCGCAAGGACTCGGCCGAGGGTACCCTCTCGGTGTACGACGCGCTGCGCTCGTTCAGCATCCGCACCGTGGTAGCCACCAAGATGACGGATGCTAACAAGCACCTGCTGAACGAAATCGTGGACGGCCAGGAAAGCAGCTTTCTGAGCACCCGCTTCATTCTGTAG
- a CDS encoding ATP-binding protein — translation MTRLGFLLFWLLAFGLLARPAHAQTADQPLPARTEALRQKLATTLPDTARLRLLNALCYALHNEQPARALPYGEAAVALARTLPADQQGPPLLRSLLVLASCYANLSNGAEALSLLTEAQDLARRLKDVDGLARTYTAQGSVYHERRDSTTAWRHYRKALRLASQPGVKPGTRMRLLGNVGGLYFFRQQLPQALHYDSLALGLARREADSTAEANYLSSLATYQMRAGNMGRVKRLLTQALAISRRQHALRSQANQLVMLAMYHIQMGEPERTDAAAREALRLARQSNYLERVLDAYSILSAEAADRENYKQAYEWNQRYVELNDTLNNRQTAQTLAAAQVSSEAQERARRLRQLTVQHDVQVEYSRVLIGAVVVLTLALLVAAYFYRNLRRSRSELAAKNRDLEKVSVELRSVASFKDKLYAIVAHDLRGPVTAFAGVTSLIDSYIAQNDQAGLARLPAMVRQAADSLNHLLDNVLNWAVSQTGELECRPTPIPVAELFAECQALYQTTAAASWQHITMAAPDGLRLMVDRNMARTILRNLVGNALKFMPTGGHVHLEAAPDPDDPQMVLISCTDTGPGMSAATVAALMSGPALPEPTPTPKPRAAGLGLGLALCRAFVHRHGGTLVIQSRPGAGTNVTVSLPVAK, via the coding sequence ATGACCCGGCTCGGATTTTTGCTGTTTTGGCTGCTTGCCTTTGGCTTGCTGGCGCGGCCTGCCCATGCGCAGACCGCCGACCAGCCCCTGCCGGCGCGCACCGAAGCCCTGCGGCAAAAACTGGCCACAACCCTGCCGGACACCGCGCGCCTGCGCCTGCTCAACGCGCTGTGCTACGCGCTGCACAACGAGCAGCCCGCCCGCGCCCTGCCCTACGGCGAAGCCGCCGTGGCCTTGGCGCGCACGCTGCCCGCCGACCAGCAGGGCCCGCCGCTGCTGCGCAGCCTGCTGGTGCTGGCCAGCTGCTACGCCAACCTCTCGAACGGCGCTGAGGCCCTGAGCCTGCTCACCGAAGCGCAGGACCTGGCGCGCCGCCTCAAAGACGTGGACGGCCTGGCCCGGACCTACACCGCGCAGGGCAGCGTGTACCACGAGCGGCGCGACTCCACCACGGCCTGGCGGCACTACCGCAAGGCCCTGCGGCTGGCCAGCCAGCCGGGCGTGAAGCCCGGCACCCGCATGCGGCTGCTGGGCAACGTGGGCGGCTTGTATTTTTTCCGGCAGCAGCTGCCGCAGGCGCTGCACTACGACTCGCTGGCCCTGGGCCTGGCCCGCCGCGAAGCCGACTCGACCGCCGAAGCCAACTACCTTTCGAGCCTGGCCACCTATCAGATGCGGGCGGGCAACATGGGCCGCGTGAAGCGCTTACTGACGCAGGCGCTGGCCATCAGCCGCCGGCAGCACGCCCTGCGCAGCCAGGCCAACCAACTCGTCATGCTGGCGATGTACCACATCCAGATGGGCGAGCCCGAGCGCACCGATGCTGCCGCCCGCGAAGCCCTGCGGCTGGCCCGCCAAAGCAACTACTTGGAACGCGTGCTCGATGCCTACAGCATCCTCTCGGCCGAGGCCGCCGACCGCGAAAACTACAAGCAGGCCTACGAGTGGAACCAGCGCTACGTGGAGCTGAACGACACGCTCAACAACCGCCAAACGGCCCAAACGCTGGCCGCGGCGCAGGTCAGTTCCGAAGCCCAGGAGCGGGCGCGGCGCCTGCGCCAGCTCACGGTTCAGCACGACGTGCAGGTGGAGTACAGCCGCGTGCTGATTGGGGCCGTGGTGGTGCTCACGCTGGCGCTGCTGGTGGCCGCGTATTTCTACCGCAACCTGCGCCGCAGCCGCTCCGAGCTGGCCGCCAAAAACCGGGATTTGGAAAAAGTTTCGGTGGAGCTGCGCAGCGTGGCTTCGTTTAAAGACAAGCTCTACGCCATTGTGGCCCACGACCTGCGCGGGCCGGTCACGGCCTTCGCCGGCGTCACCAGCCTCATCGACTCTTACATTGCCCAAAACGACCAGGCCGGCCTGGCCCGCCTGCCCGCCATGGTGCGCCAGGCCGCCGACAGCCTCAACCACCTGCTCGACAACGTGCTGAACTGGGCCGTGAGCCAGACCGGTGAGCTGGAGTGCCGGCCCACGCCCATTCCGGTGGCCGAGCTTTTTGCCGAGTGCCAGGCGCTGTACCAAACCACGGCTGCTGCCAGCTGGCAGCACATCACCATGGCTGCCCCCGATGGCCTGCGCCTGATGGTGGACCGCAACATGGCCCGCACCATCCTGCGCAACCTGGTGGGCAACGCCCTCAAGTTCATGCCCACCGGCGGCCACGTGCACCTCGAAGCTGCCCCCGACCCCGACGACCCTCAAATGGTGCTCATCAGCTGCACCGACACCGGGCCGGGCATGAGCGCCGCCACCGTGGCCGCGCTCATGAGTGGCCCCGCCCTGCCCGAACCTACGCCCACGCCCAAGCCGCGCGCCGCCGGCCTGGGCCTGGGCCTGGCGCTGTGCCGGGCCTTCGTGCACCGCCACGGCGGCACCCTCGTCATCCAGAGCCGGCCCGGCGCGGGCACCAACGTGACCGTGAGCCTGCCGGTGGCGAAGTAG
- the tatC gene encoding twin-arginine translocase subunit TatC, with translation MQPQQPNLSGEPHEMSFIDHLEALRWHIIRAAIAVVVFTTAAFFAKDFLFHDVILGPSRPDFWTYQMFCKFGAWVHAPDLCIDKIGFVIQNRQMSGQLTMHISTSFMAGICLTFPYLFWELWRFVKPGLYPHERANSQGAVFFVSVLFILGLLFGYYIAAPLSIQFLANYTVDASIENQMDMQSYISTLSTMSLSCAFVFELPMIVFFLAKAGIVSPELMQMYRKHAIVVILIIAAIITPPDISAQIIVTIPILLLYELSIHIARVVRRGDAARLNAKLAREQAGQGAA, from the coding sequence GTGCAACCTCAACAACCTAACCTCTCGGGCGAACCGCACGAAATGTCCTTCATTGACCACCTGGAGGCGTTGCGCTGGCACATCATCCGGGCGGCCATTGCGGTGGTGGTGTTCACGACTGCCGCATTTTTTGCCAAGGATTTCCTGTTTCACGACGTGATTTTGGGTCCTTCGCGGCCCGATTTCTGGACCTACCAGATGTTCTGCAAGTTCGGGGCCTGGGTGCACGCCCCGGACTTGTGCATTGATAAAATCGGCTTCGTGATTCAGAACCGGCAAATGAGCGGCCAGCTCACCATGCACATCAGCACTTCCTTCATGGCGGGCATCTGCCTCACGTTCCCGTACCTGTTTTGGGAGCTTTGGCGCTTCGTGAAGCCCGGCCTGTACCCGCACGAGCGGGCCAATTCGCAGGGGGCAGTGTTCTTTGTGTCGGTGCTGTTTATTCTGGGTCTGCTGTTTGGCTACTACATCGCCGCGCCGCTCAGCATCCAGTTCCTGGCCAACTACACAGTAGACGCCAGCATCGAAAACCAGATGGACATGCAGAGCTACATCAGCACGCTAAGCACCATGAGCCTCTCGTGCGCGTTCGTGTTCGAGCTGCCCATGATAGTGTTTTTCCTGGCCAAGGCCGGCATCGTGTCGCCCGAGCTCATGCAGATGTACCGCAAGCACGCCATTGTGGTCATCCTCATCATCGCGGCCATCATCACCCCGCCCGACATCTCGGCCCAAATCATCGTTACCATCCCCATCCTGCTGCTTTACGAGCTCAGTATTCACATTGCCCGCGTGGTGCGCCGCGGCGACGCCGCCCGCCTCAACGCCAAGCTGGCCCGCGAGCAGGCCGGGCAAGGGGCAGCTTAA
- a CDS encoding serine hydroxymethyltransferase, giving the protein MQTVAPARLSDTAVFDLIAQEKARQTHGIELIASENYVSEQVMAAQGSVLTNKYAEGLPGKRYYGGCEIVDQVEQLAIDRVKALFGVQWANVQPHSGAQANAAVMLACLNPGDKILGFDLSHGGHLTHGSAVNFSGKLYQPSFYGVERETGLIDWSKIKEIARRERPKMIICGASAYSRDWNYAALREAADEVGALLLADISHPSALIAKGLLNSPFDHCHIVTTTTHKTLRGPRGGLIMLGKDFENPFGLKTPKGEIRPMSAVLDGAVFPGTQGGPLEHVIAAKAVAFGEALTDDFKTYTQQVARNAQALAKGFVALGYDIISGGTDNHLMLIDLRSKGLSGKLAENTLVRADITINKNMVPFDDKSPFVTSGIRIGSAAVTTRGLGESDMQRIVELIDETLMNHDNDTRIGQVRQRVNAWLQDYPLFA; this is encoded by the coding sequence ATGCAAACCGTCGCCCCCGCCCGCCTGTCCGACACCGCCGTGTTCGACCTCATTGCCCAGGAAAAAGCCCGCCAAACCCACGGGATAGAGCTCATTGCCTCCGAAAACTACGTTTCGGAGCAGGTGATGGCCGCCCAGGGTTCCGTGCTCACCAACAAGTACGCCGAGGGCCTGCCCGGCAAGCGCTACTACGGCGGCTGTGAGATTGTGGACCAGGTGGAGCAGTTGGCCATCGACCGCGTGAAGGCGCTGTTTGGCGTGCAGTGGGCCAACGTGCAGCCCCACTCCGGCGCCCAGGCCAACGCCGCCGTGATGCTGGCCTGCCTGAACCCCGGCGACAAAATCCTCGGCTTCGACCTCAGCCACGGCGGCCACCTCACCCACGGCTCGGCCGTCAACTTCTCGGGCAAGCTCTACCAGCCCAGCTTTTATGGCGTGGAGCGCGAAACCGGCCTCATCGACTGGTCTAAAATCAAGGAAATAGCCCGCCGCGAGCGTCCCAAGATGATTATCTGCGGTGCCTCGGCCTACTCGCGCGACTGGAACTACGCCGCCCTGCGCGAAGCCGCCGACGAGGTAGGCGCCCTGCTGCTGGCCGACATTTCGCACCCTTCGGCCCTCATCGCCAAAGGCCTGTTGAACTCGCCCTTCGACCACTGCCACATCGTGACCACCACCACGCACAAAACCCTGCGCGGCCCGCGCGGCGGCCTCATCATGCTGGGCAAGGACTTTGAAAACCCCTTCGGCCTGAAAACGCCAAAGGGCGAAATCCGGCCCATGTCGGCCGTGCTCGACGGCGCCGTGTTCCCCGGCACCCAGGGCGGCCCGCTGGAGCACGTCATTGCGGCCAAGGCCGTGGCCTTCGGCGAGGCGCTGACCGACGACTTCAAAACCTACACCCAGCAGGTGGCCCGCAACGCGCAGGCACTGGCCAAAGGCTTCGTGGCCCTGGGCTACGACATCATCTCGGGCGGCACCGACAACCACCTCATGCTGATTGACCTGCGCTCGAAGGGCCTCAGCGGCAAGCTGGCCGAAAACACCCTGGTGCGCGCCGACATCACCATCAACAAAAACATGGTGCCCTTCGACGACAAGTCGCCTTTCGTGACCAGCGGCATCCGCATTGGCTCGGCCGCCGTAACTACCCGCGGCCTGGGCGAGTCGGACATGCAGCGCATCGTGGAGCTGATTGACGAAACCCTGATGAACCACGACAACGACACCCGCATCGGCCAGGTGCGCCAGCGCGTGAACGCCTGGCTGCAGGACTACCCGCTGTTTGCGTAG
- a CDS encoding RNA polymerase sigma factor, whose translation MSAPLAETLTQLRVGNQKFLIDFYQRSRHLFARWAQRQYQLDAPQAHGLLQDTLLDFYDQVADGRITKMPDDLRAFLYGMAQQRLEANVPAHVPLPAAEAGRRQRLLAQFNQLGPDCQRVLTFFYFRGYHFEKMGGKMGFPNATVARLQKSSCLRKLYELLR comes from the coding sequence ATGTCTGCGCCCCTCGCCGAAACCCTTACCCAGCTGCGCGTCGGCAATCAGAAGTTCCTGATTGACTTTTACCAGCGCAGCCGGCACCTGTTTGCCCGCTGGGCCCAGCGCCAGTACCAGCTCGATGCCCCGCAGGCCCACGGCCTGCTGCAGGACACGCTGCTCGACTTCTACGACCAGGTGGCCGACGGCCGCATCACCAAAATGCCCGACGACCTGCGCGCCTTCCTCTACGGCATGGCCCAGCAGCGCCTCGAAGCCAACGTGCCCGCCCACGTGCCCCTGCCCGCCGCCGAGGCCGGCCGTCGCCAGCGCCTGCTGGCCCAGTTCAACCAGCTCGGGCCTGACTGCCAGCGGGTGCTCACCTTCTTCTATTTCCGCGGCTACCACTTCGAGAAGATGGGCGGCAAAATGGGCTTCCCCAACGCCACCGTGGCCCGCCTCCAAAAAAGCAGCTGCCTGCGCAAACTGTATGAGCTGCTGCGGTAG
- a CDS encoding DUF6252 family protein yields MKKQFLAALYAAALLAAACKKDAPDAGLPAATQEGRNTFGCLVDGQAFGPKPPTGINSSSRDPLEASIYRTDVLVSARGGGYVEFALRNAFRPGTYPLGETQTASYGSYIINGISHYTTATYPGTVTLTRIDTVARIAAGTFEFTALDYRSGKTVTVTQGRFDVRLK; encoded by the coding sequence ATGAAAAAACAATTCTTAGCCGCGCTGTATGCCGCTGCCCTGCTGGCCGCCGCTTGCAAGAAAGACGCCCCCGACGCCGGCCTGCCCGCCGCCACGCAGGAGGGCCGCAATACGTTCGGCTGCCTGGTGGACGGGCAGGCGTTCGGCCCCAAGCCCCCGACGGGCATCAACAGCAGCAGCCGCGACCCGCTCGAAGCATCCATCTACCGCACCGACGTCCTCGTCTCGGCCCGCGGCGGCGGCTACGTCGAATTCGCCTTGCGCAACGCTTTCCGCCCCGGCACTTACCCGCTCGGTGAAACGCAGACGGCCAGCTATGGCTCATACATTATAAATGGCATTAGCCATTACACTACTGCTACGTACCCGGGCACGGTGACGCTGACGCGCATCGACACGGTGGCGCGCATCGCGGCGGGCACGTTCGAGTTCACGGCTCTCGACTACCGTAGCGGCAAAACGGTGACCGTCACCCAGGGCCGCTTCGACGTGCGGCTCAAGTAA
- a CDS encoding beta strand repeat-containing protein translates to MKQPLPSTIHAFGPLPTLPWWERRRWQVVALLLTGLLLLGIRAQAAVIITVGNGQANYATITQALAAIPSPLTQSYEVQLLSGSYSEDVLVTITGTATNTLTIKPGAGATPIINGTFTFGAGSAYVTLSGNNSTNGTTGSTRALTLRQTSQLAPTLVFSGDASHNTASEILVRGAASSFTSGVVVVGDGASTGNDYNTLTQSFVYNANPSQLPANLVYAANAGGGTNDGFALTRNELSNFTRTGVLVAAGNGDAWTISNNSIYYNASSVPTTAQTGIDFGPGSGANDALVSNNVIGGQAANATVGTWTNAGTQSFRGIVMNCGSSTSLTNEVTGNTVSNVSLTGTSSAALTAFGVDAGRNELSGNTVSGVSNTGTSGVNSLVSRATTVLGSFAVSSGQLMVVENGLTIVQGNLTNAGILNHTGGDMLITGNFINSGTFAQTLGDIEIRGNMTNTGQFTCSTGKVKLTGTGPQTVSGGLYFNLEVNGTGTKTLTNNATVYNGVQMLQGVLATGRYSLTLDRLANLSETDASYVLGRVEVNRTPTAGTLEDFGGVGLEMLPANGSTLPGATFVTRITGTAPVGAGGRQGILRYYDIDADVLTGLDLALTLRYLDHELNGISRSNLRFFKSSNGGVTWVNKGVSSAGAGTPAGTGYAVLNRVDGFSRWTLGDINAPLPVGLTAFQAERQGRNAVLTWTTATEKDNRGFGIEVSTDGQTFREIGFVAAEGANSSTARTYRFVDASAGKAGLRYYRLRQDDRTPGEPRYFGPHKLTFEDAAPAFAAYPTQFGPSLTVALTHPSATTATLRLLDGLGREVWRQEVAPGAAPLLVQPVAPAGAYTLTATVAGQVLRQRVVKE, encoded by the coding sequence ATGAAACAACCCCTACCCTCGACCATTCATGCTTTTGGTCCTTTGCCTACGCTCCCGTGGTGGGAGCGCCGCCGCTGGCAGGTGGTGGCCCTGCTGCTAACCGGGCTGCTGCTACTTGGCATCCGCGCCCAAGCGGCCGTCATCATCACCGTCGGCAATGGGCAGGCCAACTATGCCACCATCACCCAGGCGCTGGCGGCCATTCCCTCGCCGCTCACGCAGTCCTACGAGGTGCAGCTGCTCAGCGGCTCGTACTCGGAAGATGTGCTGGTGACCATCACCGGCACAGCCACCAACACGCTCACCATCAAGCCCGGCGCGGGCGCAACGCCCATCATCAACGGCACGTTTACCTTCGGGGCGGGCAGTGCCTACGTCACGCTCAGCGGCAACAACAGCACCAACGGCACCACTGGCAGCACGCGCGCCCTTACCCTGCGCCAAACCAGCCAGCTGGCGCCCACACTGGTGTTCAGCGGCGATGCCTCGCACAACACGGCCAGCGAAATCCTGGTGCGCGGCGCGGCTTCTTCCTTCACCAGCGGCGTAGTGGTGGTGGGCGACGGTGCCAGCACCGGCAACGACTACAACACCCTCACGCAAAGCTTCGTGTACAACGCCAATCCCTCGCAGCTGCCCGCCAACCTGGTGTACGCGGCCAACGCGGGCGGCGGCACCAACGACGGCTTCGCTCTCACGCGCAACGAGCTGTCCAACTTCACCCGCACCGGCGTGCTGGTGGCGGCCGGCAACGGCGACGCCTGGACCATCAGCAACAACAGCATTTACTACAACGCGTCCTCGGTGCCCACCACCGCCCAAACCGGCATCGACTTCGGCCCCGGCAGCGGCGCCAACGACGCGCTGGTGTCGAACAACGTGATTGGCGGGCAGGCGGCAAACGCTACGGTCGGCACTTGGACGAATGCCGGCACGCAGAGCTTCCGCGGCATCGTGATGAACTGCGGCAGCAGCACCAGCCTCACCAACGAGGTGACGGGCAACACGGTGAGCAACGTGAGCTTGACGGGCACGAGCTCGGCGGCCCTCACCGCGTTTGGCGTCGATGCCGGGCGCAACGAGCTGTCGGGCAACACCGTGTCGGGCGTGAGCAACACCGGCACCAGCGGCGTAAACAGCCTGGTAAGCCGCGCCACCACCGTGCTGGGCTCGTTTGCGGTGAGCAGCGGGCAGCTGATGGTGGTGGAAAACGGCCTGACCATCGTGCAGGGCAACCTCACCAACGCGGGCATTCTGAACCACACCGGCGGCGACATGCTCATCACCGGCAACTTCATCAACTCCGGCACCTTTGCCCAGACGCTGGGCGACATTGAAATCCGGGGCAACATGACCAATACGGGCCAGTTCACCTGCTCCACGGGCAAGGTGAAACTGACCGGCACCGGCCCCCAGACCGTGAGCGGCGGCCTCTACTTCAACCTGGAAGTGAACGGCACGGGCACCAAAACCCTCACCAACAACGCCACCGTCTACAACGGCGTGCAGATGCTGCAGGGGGTGCTGGCCACCGGCCGCTACAGCCTCACGCTCGACCGCCTGGCCAACCTGAGCGAAACCGATGCCAGCTACGTGCTGGGCCGCGTGGAAGTGAACCGCACGCCCACTGCCGGCACCCTGGAAGACTTCGGCGGCGTGGGCCTCGAAATGCTGCCCGCCAATGGCTCGACCCTGCCCGGCGCCACTTTCGTGACGCGCATCACGGGCACGGCACCGGTGGGTGCGGGCGGCCGCCAGGGCATCCTGCGCTACTACGACATTGACGCCGACGTACTCACCGGCCTCGACCTGGCCCTGACCCTGCGCTACCTCGACCACGAGCTCAATGGCATCAGCCGCAGCAACCTGCGCTTCTTCAAGTCGAGCAACGGGGGCGTGACCTGGGTGAACAAGGGCGTGAGCAGCGCCGGCGCGGGCACACCCGCCGGCACCGGCTACGCCGTGCTCAACCGCGTGGACGGTTTCTCGCGCTGGACGCTGGGCGATATCAACGCGCCGCTGCCGGTGGGCCTCACCGCCTTTCAAGCCGAGCGCCAGGGCCGCAACGCCGTGCTGACCTGGACCACCGCCACCGAAAAGGACAACCGCGGCTTCGGCATCGAAGTCTCGACGGACGGCCAGACCTTCCGCGAAATTGGCTTCGTAGCGGCGGAAGGGGCCAACAGCAGCACCGCCCGCACCTACCGTTTTGTGGACGCCAGCGCGGGCAAAGCCGGCCTGCGCTACTACCGCCTGCGCCAGGACGACCGCACCCCCGGCGAGCCCCGCTACTTCGGCCCCCACAAGCTGACCTTTGAGGACGCCGCGCCCGCCTTCGCCGCCTACCCCACGCAGTTCGGCCCGAGCCTGACCGTGGCCCTCACGCACCCCAGCGCTACCACCGCCACCCTGCGCCTGCTCGACGGCCTGGGCCGCGAGGTGTGGCGCCAGGAAGTGGCCCCCGGCGCGGCCCCGCTGCTGGTGCAGCCCGTGGCCCCGGCCGGTGCCTACACCCTCACCGCCACCGTGGCCGGCCAGGTGCTGCGCCAGCGCGTGGTGAAGGAATAG